Proteins from one Hyperolius riggenbachi isolate aHypRig1 chromosome 4, aHypRig1.pri, whole genome shotgun sequence genomic window:
- the LOC137504837 gene encoding uncharacterized protein, translated as MPPDEERSRRWNSENWEFTKGRYDLSVGEAKKRVVRKVQFLLRKDFNRNLKVKQVQMIWSDLKRRDKELVKSIQEALSSGSASRPPAPPAQQRPARRQDRRTPPSAQPQDLQEGDAPGPSTSRSSSPGPSFHSQRVARRSAGCLQTVPLSTHLKLRRDHRRLKATVRRHQRGVPVRDFRILKQQVLELREKSAKQDELIANLMGTGGRRDA; from the exons GAATTTACTAAAGGCCGATATGACCTGTCGGTGGGCGAGGCCAAGAAGCGGGTGGTCCGGAAGGTCCAGTTCCTGTTGAGGAAAGACTTCAACAGGAACTTGAAGGTGAAGCAGGTCCAGATGATTTGGAGCGACCTGAAGAGGAGGGACAAAGAGCTCGTCAAGAGCATCCAGGAAGCCCTGTCAT CTGGATCTGCTTCTCGTCCACCGGCACCACCTGCACAGCAACGCCCAGCCCGCCGACAGGACAGGAGGACCCCCCCGTctgcgcagccccaggacctgcaGGAAGGAGATGCCCCAGGACCCAGCACCTCCCGGTCTTCCTCCCCAGGCCCCTCCTTTCACAGCCAGCGAGTGGCCAGGCGATCTGCCGGATGCCTCCAGACAG TTCCACTGTCTACTCACCTAAAATTGAGGAGGGACCATAGGAGGCTGAAGGCAACGGTGAGGCGGCATCAGAGAGGAGTGCCGGTCCGGGACTTCCGTATCCTGAAGCAGCAGGTCCTGGAGCTGCGCGAAAAATCGGCCAAGCAGGACGAGCTTATTGCCAATTTAATGGGCACCGGGGGCAGGCGTGATGCCtaa